Genomic DNA from Mesorhizobium sp. 131-2-1:
CCGCAGGGCCGGATGCCGCCCAGCTCGACGCATTCGGCAATGTCATCTGCACCCATGAGGGCGCTGCTCAGCTTCCCGGTGGCGATCCGCATCAGCAGCACATGCCTGCCTGCTGCGTGCTCGGCTGCAGCATGGTTTCAGCGGCTCACGCGCCGCCCGACGCAGCCGCACCGACCCGTAGCCTCGCCCTCGAGGCCGTGGTGTTCGCGCCGCCGGCTTTCACCCATATCGATTTCGCCCGCGACCGCTCTCCATCGAACCCGCGCGCGCCGCCGGCGGCGGCCTGATCCGCCCCCGGCTCGCCTCGCGGAACCTTTCGCGGGCGCATTCATCCAACACTCGAACCGTCCGCGACGCCGCGGCGGTGCGATCATCGTATCATGGAGCAACCATGTCTTCTTTTTCCGCAACGCAGGCCAGCGCGCCCGGCCGCAGGAACCGAGCCCCGCGCTGGCAGCGCGTCGGCATCGTTCTTTCCACCCTCGCCATGTTGTTCGCAGGCGCTCCCGCCACCTTCGCACATGAATTCAAGGCCGGCGATCTCGAAATCGTGCATCCCTGGTCGCGCGCGACGCCCGCCAGCGCCAAGGTGGCCGGCGGCTATTTCACCATCATCAACAAAGGCAGTTCGCCGGACCGGCTGCTGTCGATTGCCTCCGACATTTCCGAGAAGGCCGAACTGCATGCGATGGGCGTCAAGGACGGCGTCATGACCATGCGGCCGGTCAGCGGCGGCCTCGAGATTCCGGCCGGCGGCAAGGTCGAGCTCAAGCCCGGCGCCTATCATCTGATGTTCTTCGGGCTGAAGCGGCAGCCCAAGCAGGGCGAGAAGTTCCCGGCGACGCTGACCTTCGAGAAGGCTGGCAGCGTCGCCGTCGAGTTCGCCGTCGAAGGCATGGGAGAAACCGGCGGCATGGAGACGGACCATGCCGACTGAGCCGGGGGGAATGACGATGCTCAGACATGCCTTGCCGGCTTGCGTGGCCCTTGCCTTGGGGACCAGTGCCGCCTTTGCCCATGTCACGCTTGAGACCCAGGAATCGCCCGTCGGTTCGACCTACAAGGCGGTCCTGCGCGTGCCGCATGGCTGCGACGGCAAGGCGACGACGGCCGTGCGTGTGCAGATCCCGGAAGGGGTGATTTCGGTGAAGCCGATGCCAAAACCCGGCTGGACGCTGCAGACCAAGAAGGGCAGGTACGAGAAGTCCTACCAGCTCTGGGGCGAGACGCTGACTACCGGCGTTAAGGAAGTCGACTGGAGCGGCGGAAATCTGCCGGACGAGTTCTATGACGAGTTCGTCTTCCGCGCTTCCCTGGCGGCGGACCTGCCTGCCGGGCAGATGCTCTACTTCCCGGTGGTGCAGGAATGCGACGGCGCCGCCGCGCGCTGGATCGAGATTCCGGCAGCCGGGCAAGACGAGGATGCGCTGGAGAATCCGGCGCCCGGCATCAAGCTGTTGCCGAAGAAATGATTTCCTGGCGGCGCGCACCGATCCAAGGCGCGCGCCGCCTGCTTCGCGATGGTGGCATGAGCGCTGGATCCTCCCCAAGAACCTCATTGCTCGGCAAGCGGGCCGGCAGGCTTGCCATTGGCCTGCTGGCAGCGCTCGTTCTGCTCGGGGCACTCGGTCTGCCGGGCCGGGCCTTCGCGCATGCGGCGCTGATCAACGCCTATCCCGCTGACGGCGCGGTGCTGGCGCAAAGCCCGGCAAAATTCGCGCTGACCTTCAGCGAGCCGGTATCGCCGCTGGTGCTCAACCTGGTGAGGCCGGATGGCACGTCGGTTGCGCTGACCGCCTTCCGCCTCGACGGCCAGACGGTAGACATTGACAATCCCGAGGCGCTGAAACCCGGCACGCATGTGCTGAGCTGGCGGGTGATTTCGGAAGACGGCCATCCGGTCGGCGGCTCGGTGCTGTTTTCCATCGGCGCACCGAGCACGCCGCCGGTGGTCGCCGAGGTGGTGGACGGGAACCTGCGCGCCGCCATCTGGATCGGCAAGATCCTGCTCTATGTCGGGCTGTTTCTCGGCGTCGGCGGTGCCTTCGCACTCGCCTGGCTGGCCAAGGGCGGGCGCTGCGGCCAGCGCTTCGTCGCCGCCGCAATCCTGTGCGGCCTGGCTGCCGCGCCGTTCTCGCTCGGTC
This window encodes:
- a CDS encoding DUF2946 family protein encodes the protein MRIAFAAALMLLLQSALGAFAAGPDAAQLDAFGNVICTHEGAAQLPGGDPHQQHMPACCVLGCSMVSAAHAPPDAAAPTRSLALEAVVFAPPAFTHIDFARDRSPSNPRAPPAAA
- a CDS encoding copper chaperone PCu(A)C, whose product is MSSFSATQASAPGRRNRAPRWQRVGIVLSTLAMLFAGAPATFAHEFKAGDLEIVHPWSRATPASAKVAGGYFTIINKGSSPDRLLSIASDISEKAELHAMGVKDGVMTMRPVSGGLEIPAGGKVELKPGAYHLMFFGLKRQPKQGEKFPATLTFEKAGSVAVEFAVEGMGETGGMETDHAD
- a CDS encoding YcnI family copper-binding membrane protein encodes the protein MLRHALPACVALALGTSAAFAHVTLETQESPVGSTYKAVLRVPHGCDGKATTAVRVQIPEGVISVKPMPKPGWTLQTKKGRYEKSYQLWGETLTTGVKEVDWSGGNLPDEFYDEFVFRASLAADLPAGQMLYFPVVQECDGAAARWIEIPAAGQDEDALENPAPGIKLLPKK